Sequence from the Burkholderia cepacia genome:
TACGACGTCGTGCTGATCGATTCGCCGCCGGTGCTGGCGGTGACCGACGCGACCATCATCGGCCGCATGGCCGGCTCGACGTTCCTCGTGCTGCGCTCGGGCATGCATACCGAAGGCGAGATCGCCGACGCGATCAAGCGCCTGCGCACCGCGGGCGTCGACCTCGAAGGCGGGATCTTCAACGGCGTGCCGCCGAAGGCGCGCGGCTACGGCCGCGGTTATGCGGCCGTGCACGAATACCTGAGCGCCTGATCCGAATCGCACGTAACCGGGCTGGCCGCGCGTGCCGCCTGCCCGGTCGACAGGAGAACCAACGATGAAAATTTCCGTGCTCGTTCCGACCTATCGGCGCCCCGCCGACCTCGCGCGCTGCCTGCTGGCGCTGCAGCGGCAGCATCGGCTGCCCGACGAGGTGATCGTCGTCGCGCGCCCGGAGGACGATGCCACGCACGAACGGCTCGCCGATCCGGCGGTCGGCGGCGCGCTGCCGCTGCGCATCGTGCCGGTCGATGTGCCGGGCCAGGTCGCCGCGTTGAACAAGGGGCTCGACTCGGCGAACGGCGACATCGTCGCGATCACCGACGACGACGCGGCGCCGCATCCCGACTGGCTCGCCCGCGTCGAGTCGGCGTTCGAGGCCGACCCGCGCGTGGGCGCGGTCGGCGGGCGCGACTGGGTGCACGAGAAGGGCCGCGTGCTCGACGAATCGCGCGAGCTCGTCGGCCAGCTCACGCTGTCGGGCAAGATCGTCGGCAATCATCACCTCGGCGTCGGCGGCATGCGCGAAGTCGACATGCTGAAAGGCGCGAACATGAGCTACCGCCGTGCCGCGATCGAGCGGCTGCGCTTCGACACGCGGCTGCGCGGCGCCGGTGCGCAGGTGCACAACGACATGGGTTTCAGCATGCGCGTGCAGCGCGACGGCTGGAAGCTCGTCTACGACCCGGCGATCGCGGTCGATCATTTTCCGGCGGAACGCTTCGACGACGACCGGCGCGATGCCGCGTCGCTGAACGCGATCAGCAACGGCGCATACAACCTGCACCTGATCCTGCGCGAGCACCTGCCGCCCGTGCGGCGCGAAATCGCCTGGTGGTGGTGGACGCTGGTCGGTACGCGCGTCTATCC
This genomic interval carries:
- a CDS encoding glycosyltransferase family 2 protein, which gives rise to MKISVLVPTYRRPADLARCLLALQRQHRLPDEVIVVARPEDDATHERLADPAVGGALPLRIVPVDVPGQVAALNKGLDSANGDIVAITDDDAAPHPDWLARVESAFEADPRVGAVGGRDWVHEKGRVLDESRELVGQLTLSGKIVGNHHLGVGGMREVDMLKGANMSYRRAAIERLRFDTRLRGAGAQVHNDMGFSMRVQRDGWKLVYDPAIAVDHFPAERFDDDRRDAASLNAISNGAYNLHLILREHLPPVRREIAWWWWTLVGTRVYPGLAHVLLSLHTAKRERIREHWRAVRRGARDARRANLAPHRAAMPPVTS